In the Triticum aestivum cultivar Chinese Spring chromosome 2B, IWGSC CS RefSeq v2.1, whole genome shotgun sequence genome, ACATGTAATGGGAATATCCAAACACTCTTCAAAAAAAGTGCCACTCACCTCCTTCGGGGGATTCGAGGCATCGAGACCAGTGTCCTTCCCTCGGCCGACCACTCCTACTGGGGCTGAAATACTTGGCCCCATATCTTGTCCGGGGTTGCACCGAAGAGGTGCCGCACAGTGGCCGGATCCTCGGGCTCATGCTCCCACATGGGCTTGGCCCTCTCCTGACAAGGGAGGATTCCGCGGTGGAGCATCATTTGGAACACATCGACCAGCTTTGCTCCGGTCTCTATCACGCCGTCGACGCGCTTCTGCAGCGCCTTGGTGTCGACAACGCATCCCCAGTCCAGACTCTTGGTGGTCCAGGAAGCCAGTCTCTTGGGGGGCGGACCGGAATGCGGGGGGCGCTCCCCATGCGGCCTCCcgtggctctgtgatgtagaaccactccttctGCCACATCCGAACAGTGTCGATGAAGTGGTCGTCCGGCCACTAGACCCGTGTCAGCTTGCTGATCATGGCCTCGGCACAGTCCACGTGCTCACCGCCGACCACCTTGGCTTCACATTGAATACCTTCacccacaagccgaagtgtggttGGACGCGGAGGAGCGCCTCGCAGACGATCATGAAGGTCGAGATATGAAGGAGGGAGTTGGGGGcgagatcgtggaaatctagcccatagtagaacattagCCCCCACACAAAGGGATGCAGGGGAAATCCTAGCCCcctgaggaaatgggggagaaatactaccctttCTCGCCTGGctcgggcgtagggatgatctagCCCACTTCAGGGGACCGATGGGCAACATTGGCCAACAAGTAGCGGGCCTCCTTCAGCTTCATGATGTCCTCATTGgtgatggaggaggcctcccacttcccGTTGGCGCCAGATCCTGCCATGGTCGAAGGAGGTTAAGTTGGATTCACTGTGAGAGTGGAGAGAAGAGGGGCACTGGAGCTCTGGAAGAATGGCGAATGCGGAAGGAATGAGAGGGCGTGGGATGCAAACTGTGGTGGCCCCCCTTTACAGACTGTGGGCAGGCCAAAGATCCTTTTTTCACGCCGTTGGCCTCTCCACTTCCTGATATCCCCGCAAATTTATGAGCGGGGAGGGGAATCAAAATCATTAACCATATCCCCCGAAAGGCAGGATACGATCTCCACCTTGAGGGGACGTGTCAAGCGTGGCGTCAGCCTCGAACCATGTTTCGAGAAACAGTAACTGCTTGGTGATATGACCGGAAGCGACTCCTCGTCGAAGGAGAAAAAGTTGTCAAATAAAGGCACTACTTGCGCTTGAGCGATATTTTTATTACTACCTTCGGTGTTAAGTAAAGCAGCCGCTTCAGACTCCGGACATCACGTGGTGCCGAACAGGGGAGAAGCATGCTAAGGAACTCTCCCCGCAAGCCGAATACTGGTCGGGGAGATGAAAGACGGATATAGGTCTTGGCGTTGgtggcaagttcgggggctactgagggagtcatgaactagggggtcctcgggaCGACGACCCATTGTGCATGGGCCGGACTGGTAGAGTCGTACTATGACGGGAGATCTATGAGCTATGGTGTGGGATCCCTTTAATTCCTAATTGTAATCTATCTCCGGTAACCATAACCctatcagtgtctatataaaccgagggttgtaGTCATTATAGGGGAGAGCTTCATCCATTATTCTCATAACCTTAggtttagctcatgctgatctcgaggtagatctactctgtaaaccaCTATATATCATCAATACAagcaaagcaggacgtagggttttacctcttcgagagggcccgaacctgggtaaacacggtgttcgtcgtcccttgttatccattgatcctagatccacagctcgggacccactacccgaaggtttgccggttttgacaccgacaacgaccgtTTACGTCGATGGCTTACCAAAGTGCATACTTTATTTCTTTAAAAGATGAAAGACTCgatatccactagtagaaaaagggcctaaagttcagctcattagtcccggtttgtatttgagccggcactaacgtgaccattagtgctggttccaacggcaaggcgggcggcgctcattagtaccggttcgtggcgaacctttagtaccggttcttgccacgaaccggtactaaagaggttttggcctttagtacgggttggtggctccaaccggtactaaagaccccccctttagtacaggttcgtgccaccaatcggtactaaaggggtgcgctgccacccgctgtgcacaatgtttagtcccacctcgctagttgagaggagctcgcaccagtttataagccctgccgtggctaccgtgtcgagctcctctctaagcaggcctttgtgggcctattgcaagtcttctgccctgcgggtcctactgggccgtacgggcctgcatcctagcccaactagaggttgggtttctagtcgtctGCAGGCCGCGCCAGCCCAGTAGGTGGGCTGTTTTTTCtttattaaaaaaattcaaaaaaatcctttagtaccggttggtgttacccaaccggtactaaagggctcccctcccccggcactggctcgtgccacgtggtggccctttagcagCGGTTCGTGTAGAAtcgatactaaagggggggacctttagtccccaccctttagtgccggttacagaactggcactaaagggccttacgaatcggtgctatagcccggttctgcactagtgatcaaAGAATGGATCAAAGTAATGAAAGCGCCCAGGCAACAAATTGGAGACAacatgaatgtgcgcaagccacaagtttGCGACAGGTGGATCTCCATTCTCCATTTTTGAGATGGACCGATTTacctgttttatgctattttacctaagagagaggagtaggtcctaggtagtaAGAACAATTAGCTAGTGttgattatgactatgatgatgacgatgagttgttattatgatgatgagtTATGTGCTAGAAAGTGTTAGAATGATGAGTTGTTATATGACTCatagatgatgacgatgatgagttgttattattatgatgataatgatgacttgttattatgatgatgatgagttattatatcattgggtgaaaggaACGTGAATTAGATTCAAGTGGATTGATCCAAAGTGATCAAGTTAGATTAGTAGGATGATCCaactcatcatgatcataatgatataacaatctctaaattactacaatatgaaaacttgtataatgttGTATACATACAATATAAAACAAAAGAGAAATAGAATACGAAAGAATAGTAGTAGCACGGGGTTAGGACGCGCTGCTACTGCTAAGTGAGTTAGCAGTAGCAGGGGCTTTACCAGCACTACTGCTAATAGTTAGTTGTAGCGCCCTAGTAGTAGTGCTggcacccgtgctactactagggttttccctagtagtgaagacGTCCAGGATGGCGCGCCAAAGAGGGAAAACGATGTTGGAGACGACGCCCCCATCTCTTGACCAGAGAAATGAGGATGCACAAATCACCATAATAGCGCCTTCAAAAAAGAAAGCTACAGTCACGGGCACCGCCGCTGTCGACCGGCAAGCACCggccaagcttttgcccggataaACAACACCACAACTCCCACATGGTCGACCGACGCCAACCAGCACCTCCACTGACCCGCGCACTCCTGCACAGCAACCACGCAATCGTCACTGAGGGACCACCACCACGTCTCGCTGCCGTGCCATTGATCAAACACAGCCAGCACCCTCCATTCCGGCATTTGGTCGAGCATCTGCCCTCGCTTCAACAACCAGCGAAGCCCGACCGGTGTTGCAGATCGACGCGGCGCCATGGTACGTCTCCACCCTGGACCGAGTCACAACaagacgtgtgtgtgtgtgtccaaacATGCAATCTGGATCTCAAAAAAACAACAACATGCAATCTGGATGAGATATCTCTCGACAAACACTTGGCGTGTATACGTTTCTCCTGCCTTCTCTTGTCCAAGCTCTCTGGTTTAGGCTGTAAGATTTCACCACAAAGGGTGATTTTTTTTAGCAAATTTCATAGCTAGCAGCAACGGCACCATCCAAGCCACCCCCAAACCGTCCGCCCAGGCCAAGCTTAGTGATCACCGCCAAGCCATCCAGTTAAGTAGAGCAAGCGTCTAGTTGAGGGCGGCCATGAGTGAACAATTTTCCACGGTTATGGCATTCAAGCGGCGAGCAGTTGTGGCCGCAGGAGCACGTTGATCACATTGGATCGCAGTTGGAAAACAAACTTCATATGCAATCTCAAAATCCCGTTGCAAGGAATTGATTCAGATGACCGAAATCATATATTTTCAAGAAATAAAAGCAACCTTTGTACAATTTGAAAGTAAACGTTGTAGACATCAGTAATGGGAATTAAGACTACCGCAAGTCAGCTGCATTTTCAGTTCATAAGTGCTTACCACACATTCGTCCGTTTAGTCAAACTCAGGTAACAAGTATTAATAACTCAATCCTGAATAACTTACAACCACATCACAAATAAAACCCTAACATAATAAAACCACTAAAATAAATTATACAGCATTGCAGCAGTTCCAGGCACGGTTATCAAAAGAACAACATTGCACGCCACCTCTATTCTACGAAGTTTCTTGCGGAAATTTATGTAGTCTTCATCCTGACGCCAATCATGGCTGCACATAAAAAAAGTAATTATGTTACGGTGTACAAAATAATAAATATTATTGTTTTCTTTTAGCCTTTTTAGGTATTGTTATGTTCTGTATAATACGCAAGATTATCTTTGATTCATGGAAAAATAAACATACATCACACGCGAGGATAATGCCATTTACCTATTATTGATTTTATGCCAATcctccattcttttgtttaattcCATCATGTCCTTTTCTAGCCTAGCTTTCTCGAGCTTTGTATTCTCCCGCAATCGGGCCAATGACTCTCCAGAATACATGATGTGTCCCTGCTACAATATTAAGGGCATGTGCAAACATTAGAAAGGCTCGAACATCACAAATATGTTGCAATGAAGTGAAAAAATCATGCCCACTACGCTCAAGATGATCGAGATTTGGTCTATGTGAAATCTGAATAAGAAATCTctattgattttttttctcaacCATGGGATGCCGAAAAAACCCGCATCCAATCATCCACGTAATAAAAAATAGAACCATGATTGATTTCTCTGGCATGATCTAAATCAAATGAACAGGAAAAGAAAATTATCTTGGTTTGCAAGAAATCACACCAAAGCACGAGGTGCCCCAAAATAACTCCGACGGTGATTGATTTTTCCAAAAAGTTATAAATCAGATGAATGAGAAAACAAATAACAAAACCGCACCATAGGGCCAGATCTAACTTGGTTTGTAACAAAACCAACCAGACAGTCAAATTTGAAGAACACAATTTTTGCAATACTCCGTTGGACAAAAATAATATAATTCCCACATCTAAACATGTCCTAAACATATAGGGCAGTAATTTAATCCTCCGATTAGATTAGATGAACGAGAAAAGAAAATAGCAAACTTGCTCGACCGGGGAACAGCAGCAAATCGACCAAAGCTTCTTACCGTAGCACCATGGTGGAAGAGGCGAGAACCTGCTGCCGGGGAGAGCGCGTGCACGGGCAGCTTAGAGGGGGCCATCGGCAGCGACCTGCTACCAAGGGCCGGCATCTTTCTGAGAAGAGACCGCAGCGCCATCAGGTTGTACGTGATCACGAGAGCAGGCAGCGGCTATCTAGGGTTTGTTTGGCTCGACGGTTTCCCTTACCAGACCAGCCATATATATAACACGAGTGGGCGGGCCAGATCGTTCTCCGACTCCCCTTCCCCTTTCTCCCCCGATCCTCCTCTTCGGACATCGACTAAACTTGTAGGGGTGGGCCAGGCCCAGCCCAACTTGATCCGGATTACAACACAAGGGAGAAAATTGGGAGGTTCTATACAACGCTTCACGCAAGCGTGCCTATGTCTCGCTTATAAAAAGACTTTACATAAATTTTACGAAAATGTTACATATGTATAGAAAAATTATTCCTATCATATTATGTGAAAAAGTATACAAATattatacaatgtgtatgaaaatatAGACACTACAAATGTATTTAGAAAAAAATGGaccatgtatttggaaaatgtaaACATGTATAAGAAATGTTCCTAATGTATACGACGAATACAAAAAGTGTGCATCAAAACATATGTGtttgaaaaaatattaatcatgtatttaataTATTTTTAACCTGTATAAAAAATAATGTTTCAGATGTGCATGGTGGATACTTCTAGGCTAAATTATACGATCATCTCGCTGATCCCCAAGGTCAACGGGGCTGGCTCGATCCGTCAATTCAGACCTATTGTGCTTATTAACATTATTGCTAAATTTCCCTCTGAGGGCTTTGCTTCGCGTCTCCCTCAGGTGGCCCGTAGGGTGATTGGCTTGCAGTAGACTGCTTTCACAAAGGGGAGGTTCATTCTTGATGGGGTTTTCAGTCATCATGAAATATTGCATGATCTCAGAACTAAGGGCACCAACTTCAATATTCTTATGTTAGATTTTAAAAAGCGTATGATTAGGTCAACTAGTCTCTTTTACGTGAGATTCTACTTGCCAAGGGCTTTGATGGGGCCTATGTGCACCGGCTCATGCAGCTGGTGTGTGGGGGCTACACCATGGTTTCGCTTAATGGGATTGTTGGCCCATACTTTTAAAATGGTCATGGCCTTAGACAGGGTGATCCAATTCCTCCCCTACTATTCAATTTTGTGGCTGATGCATTCTGCTACATTTTAAACCGCGTTGCGGCTATTGGTCATATTTCTCATGTTATCTCGGACTTGATTCCCTCTAGTATCTCTCATCTCCGGTATGCAGATGACATGATTATTTTGGTTGAGAACAATGACATGTGTCTTACTAATCTAAAGTTTCTCTTGCTCTTTTTTTAGGCTCTCTCTAGTCTAAAAATTAATTTCTCTAAGAGTGAGGTCATTCTTATGGGTGATTCAGATCAGGATGCTTGTTGGTAAATGATAAAGAATTCTTGATGTGAATGtttcctaacatgttcatcatatattcttttctttgtagcacgGACATATGGACTTCTAgatgattcaaaacaatagtctatattttgacatgaagactttaatactcaagcatatcaacaagaaaccatgtctttcaaaatatcaacgctaaagaaagttatccataGCCCATTattctcaatcattgatccattcatgaaacacactcaaatattatctgcatccaatgctcaagtatgataatagtgttccgtagttggtgctttataagagaagacggagactcaaataaaataaatagataggctattcgcagagggaagcagagatttctagaggtgccagagctcaaagcttaaattgagagataaaattattttgcgTATCATGCTTTTCCGGTCAATGAAAACGACTAAGAGTTCCTAATATCTTTCCTGCTAAATAAATCATTGGCGGTTCCCCGACATAAAATAATGTTGATtaccttttccaccattctttcacaattcATGGCTAGCCGTATTCACGGGTGCCTTCATCCATACCAACACATACCAAAGGAATTTATTATagtatttttttgcatttcgggactaggcatccatATTACCgacacactctcgtgcaatgacaagttaataaacactcatcttgagaataacctacTTAGCATGGAAAATATCAGGCACCCCtcgccgcttcatgagcggtacgggcacacaaaagagaagtttattttgaaaattagagttggcacatacaaatttagatGGAACGACaaagaaataccgcatataggtaggtatggtggactcatttggcacaacttgggtttaaggagttgaatgcacaagcagcattcccgcttagtacaagtgaaggctagcaattagattgagaagcgaccaaccaaggaaCGAAAACCATCATGAACAaacattaaacataactaacaccgaataatgcaacacaagtaggatgtaacttcattgcataacaaTTGACTTAatatgcatgcatagggaatcacaaaccttaacaccaatattcttactaaagcataattactcaccaacatgactcacatatcactatctccatatcgcaaaactattgcaaggaatcaagtttaatatccaatgatctttatgaaagtttttattatatcctccctggatatctatcactttgggaccaaattctTTTAAAGAAAATTGCCATTTCTAAtaacaacactagtagaaaaactacCTAATGTTCAGCTCTTTAGTCCCTGTTTGTAAATGGACCAGCACCAAtggtaccattagtcccggttcgaacggctatgcattagtcccggttcgtgttgaacctttagtatgggttcgtggcacgaacctgtactaaaggggtggtggcaggctggcatcagggcggggccccacgagcccctttagtcccggtttgtgacatgaaccgggactaaaggtctaacctatagtgccggtttgtgtcacaaaccgggacataagtggtctaacctttagtcccagttggatttttgttaaatctggttgaactgtggtcaaactatggtcaaactacttattcaagaaatattagtgttactaaataattattttagttttttgaattttggtcaaactattgtcaaatctggtcaaactgtggtcaaactacttattcaagaaatattagtgttacaaaataataataattttttagaataatagtttcaaactcaaacattgaaacgtgtgacttcatactcaagctaaactcctgagggttaataggattgacccTAGCAGGTAAAcgacaagtgcagacttggaaactagcatgaatagaactcggaagttaagcgtgctcaggctagagtagtgagaggatgggtgaccgaccgggaagttagacgatttggaatgatgaggggttaTTAGAGCAATGATGAGGGGTTATTAGAGATTAAATCTTCAAATAGTTAAGAAATTTGAAAATCAGAAAAAAATtcaatttaaaaaaaacaaaacttaaaaaacacctttagtaccggttggtcagcccccggcgcgggctcgtgccacgtggtgggcctttggacccggttcgtgttgaaccgagactaaaggggggggtacctttagtccccacccttcaGTGCcgattccagaaccgggactaaaggtccttatgaaccggtattaaaggtcatttttctactagtgcaagctctcaaacaaatttaagtgaagtgcatgagcacaaatttcttcaaaatttcaactctcaaaataatagaagtgaagcatgagaggatttCCTCAAAAGTTCTACTCACTCTCAAAATAATCCAAGTTAAGCATAAGAGCATATGTCCTCAAAATAACatcaccaccgtgctcaaaaagatataagtgaagtactagagcaattccatggctctaaaaaatTTAGGTGAAGCACAGAGAGAGATTCTAACAAATCACAGCataattatggctctctcaaataggtgtgtccagcaaggatgattgtgacaaactaaaaagcaatgcAAGAAAATACTCATATAATGCAAGACGTTCcgagcaaaactcatgatatgtgataaataaaaatatagctcccagtaaaattaccgatggttcttacaagaaagaggggatgccttccggggcatccccaagcttagttgcttggtactccttgaatattacctcggggtgccatgggcatctccaagcttaggctcttttcactccttattccttcgtccatcgtaatctcacccaaaacttgtgaacttcaatcacacaaaactcaacaaaacctcgtgagatccattagtataacaaaaCTAATCTTTACtttaagtactgtagcaaaccattcatgttttattattgcattatatctactttattacaactttaccatggcttataccccctgatacaatccatagattcatcagaataagcaGTACCACAacgaaaacagaacctgtcaaaaacagaacagtctataaagaTGTGAATTATTGTCATACCTAtgcaactctaaaaattctgaaaatttagaaaaacgtgggaaatttgtatatggATAACGTGTAAAAATATCCGAATTTTATCATGCTCCAGTAACCATAGAGAATTCTggtactggatgcaaaagtttatgttttccaACGCAATCAAATCAACCGTCATAAAAacacatctcatcagaggcatatttgtgtatttattgaagaacaacaagaaaaccaaaaaaataaaaagatagatattgggttgcctcccaacaaccgctatcgttttatgcccctagctaggcataatgcatagattcaagtattatcATATTTGTTGATTGATCCATAGGtttccctcatgattgattcatatggtagtttaatcttggttctagggaagtgttccataccctttcttagtggaaactaaaatttaatattcccttctttcatatcaatcatggcacatAGAGTACGTAAAAACAGTCTACCAAGTAttattggacaagacggattgcaatcaatatcaagaaaaataaaatctatgggcacataatttctatttgtgagaataagaacatcattaattcttcccaaaggctttttagTAGTAGAATCCTCCaggtgcaaattaagagaacattcttccatattggtaagaccaagcacatgacaaagagatttcggaattgtggaaacactagcacccaaatcacacaaagcataacactcataatATTTGATCTTGATTTTAATGGTAGGTttccattcatcatataattttctaggaattgaaatctttAATTATAACTTTTCTTCCAAGGATTTCATTACCGCTTCtgcaatatgtttagtaaaagctttgttctGTTCATAGGaattgggtgaatttatcatggattgtagcaaagaaatacattcaaacaaagagcaactatcataattaaagtctttgtaatccaaaggcgtgggcacatcactagctaaagtttttaCCTCTTTAAACccacttttttcacttttttcaaCAAGATTCTCACCCTCGAAATCATGGGAACGCCCTCTAGCTAAAGTTGAAGCTTCTTCACTTCCCTCATCATCAATTTTAACATTACTAAAAAAggaatcaatataagaaacaccaatcattttaatctcttcatcattattatcaaaGCAATTGGGAAACGCTCTTTCTAacaattctcttttagctctaagcatagcagttctttctTACTTTCATATATAGAAACTTTTAAATCCTTAATTGATTCATTAACATCAACCTTAGGTGGAAAaaaatcttgagattttctacatcatgcgTAATTTATCTATGCTTCTAAACATagcatcaatcttattcaacttttcttctatcgtagtattgAAAACCTTTTGCGCATTGGTAAAATCTTTAAtactattctcaagatcagagggcatcctaCTATTATTATTACAAGAATTATCATAGGAATTGTCGTAATTATTAGAGGAACttctaggaaacggcctaggattaaattgcctctataagcattattatttatgttgtttcgcgacacaaaattcacatctacgagaTTTTTCTCAATAAAATTAGATAAAGGCAcaccattaggatcaataggagtatGTTTACTAGCAACCagtttcataagagcatcaactttgtcactcaaagtactaatttcttcaatagaattaacttttttactagtagcagctctttcagtatgccattgtgaataattagccataatattatcaagcaatttagtagcttcacaaaaagtaatctccataaaagtgccacccgcggcggaatctaaaagattttgagaaaaaaattcaatcccgcataaaaatattgtatgatcatccacaaatttaaaccatgtgctcggtaatttcttatcatcaatttcatcctttcccaagattgggcaacatgttcatgctcaagttccTTAAAATTCGTAATTTGATTTctagggaaataatttttgcgggacgAAAATACTtcgtgataaaagcatctttgcacttgtcccAAGAATCAATACAATTTAATGGTAAAGAAGAAAAGCAAATTGTAGCACTATCACAcaaagagaacggaaataatttcaacttcacaatatcattgtccacatcttttttctgtGCATATTACACAATTCTatgaaagtatttagatgggacgcgacatccccattaggagtaccggaaaattgctctttcataacaagattcaacaaagcgacattaatatcataagattccgcactagcggtgggaggagcaatcgaagtactaataaaatcattgttattagtattggaaaaatcacacaacttggtaatTTCTTGAGATATCGTGACTACACAAACAtgaacacaagcaaacaagagagctgacaagaaaaagggcaaacggaaagaaggtaaatatttttgtgtttttgtaaaaacgttttagaagtgggggagatgaaaaagagaggcaaatgtaAAATAATGTAAATTGGAAGGAGCTGAGAGTTTATGTGTGGGAACCTGATagatcttgacttgatcctccccggcaggagcgctagaaattcttcttccTACTTGTGATCCGCGTCAGTAAATTgtccgaagaggaggggatgatgcaacatagtagcggtaagtatttccctcagttatgaaaccaaggttatcaatccagtagagaaccaagcaaaactatgtagacatcaccttcacacaaacaacaaatcctcACATTCTGAggcgtagaggggttgtcaatccct is a window encoding:
- the LOC123040087 gene encoding uncharacterized protein isoform X2; the protein is MALRSLLRKMPALGSRSLPMAPSKLPVHALSPAAGSRLFHHGATGHIMYSGESLARLRENTKLEKARLEKDMMELNKRMEDWHKINNSHDWRQDEDYINFRKKLRRIEVACNVVLLITVPGTAAMLYNLF
- the LOC123040087 gene encoding uncharacterized protein isoform X1, translating into MALRSLLRKMPALGSRSLPMAPSKLPVHALSPAAGSRLFHHGATQGHIMYSGESLARLRENTKLEKARLEKDMMELNKRMEDWHKINNSHDWRQDEDYINFRKKLRRIEVACNVVLLITVPGTAAMLYNLF